tatcCCTTCTATCCTTTTATGGACATTTCACTCTTTGAGAGCGATCTCACTAGTTTGCTTTTACAAGACGACAATAATCGTTGGAAAATTAGTACTGAAGTTAAAAATGTGcgcaaaaaaatagaaactTTGTCATTACTTACAATAGTAATGGCCATGGCCTTGATGCATTCAAAATTGGATGCAAATCTTCTTTCAatggtaaaagaaaatgccTCCGAAAGTGCCAGGaaactttctcttttatgTCATAAACTATTATGCCTCCTGGATGTATTTCGCTATCCAAATGAGAACACTTTTACTTGccttttatatttctacGTTTCAGAGCATTTAGATCCCGAGAGTCCCGATTGTGTACTGAGCCCCACTAACTTGCTTACTCTGCACCATCTTTTAAATTTGTCCATGACCTTAGGTCTTCAATATGAGCCTTCGAAGTACAAACGTTTCAAAGATCCAGAAGTGATAAGGCAGAGACGGATATTATGGTTAGGAGTTCAGTCattactttttcaaatttctcttGCTGAAGGTGATGCTGGTAAATCAAATAGTGAATATATGGAGGCATATTTAACAGACTTCGAAGAATATATTGAAGCTTCCTCAGAGTATGAAAAAAGTTCTGCGAGTGAATCGAACGTGCAAATGAATGATATTGTTTGGAATAAGTACAAATTTCACGTCATTTTGAGTAAACTAATGTCTGATTGCACTTCAGTTATACAACATCCGCAGCTTTTCCACATTTTAGGAAATATTAAAAGATCTGAAGATTTTATGGCTGAGAACTTTCCTACAAGTTCGATTTACCAACCCCTTCATGAAAAGGAACCAAATGCGATCAAAGTTGGCAAAAGTACGGTTCTCGATGTCATGGATATTCAAAAAactgaaatatttcttaCAAATATTGTGGGAAGTATGTGTTTTTTAAACATTTTTGATGTCCTATCGTtacattttgaaaaaaaatgtgttATGCACTGggaagaatatgaaaagaACTATCATTTCCTTACtttgaaaagtttcaatGCATACTTAAAGCTAGCAGGGTTGATATCTGATTATCTCGAGAATAAGTTTCAAGGGAACATTTTAGAGAGTCGCGGTTATATCATAGATAAACAAATATGTTTTATGCTTGTAAGGATCTGGATGTTCCAATGTCGTATTTTGTTAAGGTTTTCATACAAGCAAGAAAGTCAGAAAAAATTGGCCTCTTCCAGTATATCCACTAAcgataatgaaaaagaagatgaaatgaTTGTCATTTTAGAAAGACTTATTAAACACATTCGTAACCAAATGGCACATTTAGTGGATCTAGCAAAGGGAAAACTTCAAGATAGTTACTTTGGTGCTTACCAAACTGTTCCCATGTTTAGATACGTTGTGTATTTGATCGATGTTGGCGGCTTAGTATCTGTGACAAATGGGTTTTGGGATAAGATTTCCAGTGATGGTGAAATACCGCCAAAAGTACAACAAGCCGTGAGATTGAAATGGGGATTGGACTGCAATAATTCGAGAAGAATCAAACAAAAGTTAATAAGCAGCCAGAGTTTGCAGAGTTTCAATCAAGTTCTGTTGTGCCAGATGGAGGATGCAGTTCTCTCCAGTTCCTTCGCAATAAAAGCCAATACCGCTATGTCCCAAAACACGGctgaagaatttttcaatatcagcGAAGAAGAGGCTTTAAATCAACTATTggaaaacaacaattttGATGCCTTCTGGGATTTATTAGGTGAAAATCTGAGCGATATGCCTTCTTTGTGAGAATACGGATATTTGGAAaggctaaaaaaaaaaaaacaagccaaaaacaagaaacaCTGTTATCCTCCACGTTTTTTCCACTGTTTTAAGACTCGACAAGACGGAAAGATTCCTCACATTTCGCAGTGTTTCTTTTAACCTGCTCgtcaatttgaaaaaatgagcATGGTTAGGCAGGCGGAATGTAATAGGTGCGGTGCGTATAAATAAGTATCTCGGCCGTTCCTCTATTGCGCTCGGCCGAGATGTCCTACATGCATAAAATAGATTAAAAAAAGGGATCACGATACTCAAATATGCatataataacaacaacacACTTTGCGGTAAATAGAAGGATAATATCGTAATCTTTTGCTGGTTTCGATGatgacttgaaaaaattcaattacTCTTTCGATCATCTAGAAGAAGCATATCCATCGTGCTTAAAATGATTGGGTCCGCGTCCGACTCATCTAGCAAGTTAGGACGCCTCCGATTTCTTTCTGAAACTGCCGCTATTAAAGTATCCCCGTTAATCCTAGGAGAAGTCTCATACGATGGAGCACGTTCGGATTTTCTCAAATCAATGAACAAGAATCGAGCTTTTGAATTGCTTGATACTTTTTACGAGGCAGGtggaaatttcattgatgCCGCAAACAACTGCCAAAACGAGCAATCAGAAGAATGGATTGGTGAATGGATACAGTCCAGAAGGTTACGTGATCAAATTGTCATTGCAACCAAGTTTATAAAAAGCGATAAAAAGTATAAAGCAGGTGAAAGTAACACTGCCAACTACTGTGGTAATCACAAGCGTAGTTTACATGTGAGTGTGAGGGATTCTCTCCGCAAATTGCAAACTGATTGGATTGATATACTTTACGTTCACTGGTGGGATTATATGAGTTCAATCGAAGAATTTATGGATAGTTTGCATATTCTGGTCCAGCAGGGCAAGGTCCTCTATTTGGGTGTATCTGATACACCTGCTTGGGTTGTTTCTGCGGCAAACTACTACGCTACATCTTATGGTAAAACTCCCTTTAGTATCTACCAAGGTAAATGGAACGTGTTGAACAGAGATTTTGAGCGTGATATTATTCCAATGGCTAGGCATTTCGGTATGGCCCTCGCCCCATGGGATGTCATGGGAGGTGGAAGATTTCAGAGTAAAAAAGCAATGGAGGAACGGAGGAAGAATGGAGAGGGTATTCGTTCTTTCGTTGGCGCCTCCGAACAAACAGATGCAGAAATCAAGATTAGTGAAGCATTGGCCAAGATTGCTGAGGAACATGGCACTGAGTCTGTTACTGCTATTGCTATTGCCTATGTTCGCTCTAAGgcgaaaaatttttttccgtCGGTTGAAGGAGGAAAAATTGAGGATCTCAAAGAGAACATTAAGGCTCTCAGTATCGATCTAACGCCAGACAATATAAAATACTTAGAAAGTATAGTTCCTTTTGACATCGGATTTCCTAATAATTTTATCGTGTTAAATTCCTTGACTCAAAAATATGGTACGAATAATGTTTAGataatttttcagtaaTCAACTACGCAAGTAAAGCAGTAAATACGTTACTGCTGGTATTAATGTCATGTATTGAGGCAATGATGCTATGCTCTTAACGACATGTAGCTTACAAAACGTTCCTATGGTTTTACTGCATGGTATTTACAAATTAGATAGCAGTTCCATCCGCCCTTGACATATTATTATTCAGACAAGGTGTATATGAGcataaatatgtatatatgcaCATGAGGTTTGTATTAACCTTGCAACTGTACCAAAATACAATCTTCTTTGCTGCTATTTAACGGCGTATGTGCAGTTCATAAATGCGTGTTCTGTATAGTACATCCGCGCACATTCTTCCTAGCGGAAGACATATTAACGTAGCCCGTACGCCCTGGTTAAGACTTGGTATAGTTCCAATAATTGGAATATTACTGCATAGTGGTCCAATAGCAGGATTTAGCATAAACATGATAATATTTAGAGATGCTTTCATCCCTCTGACGAAGGTGGTagagaacaagaaaatgaataacATTATATCATATtcctatatatatatatatatatatatatatatcatatAACGGTGGAAAATCCCGGCGATATTACAGATAAACATTACACCCGCATGAATGTGAGCCACTACTATATTATAACTTAGTGAATAAAGAGTGTTACAATAGTGAGGTGCATATTATTCTAATGTAAGGTCTGTATAAGTACGAAATATTCTGAAGTGGCATCCAGTCAAGCAAATGGTAATATTAAGGAACTTTTAAGTTAATGACGTCATGGTAGTGCTCGTACTTCAAGTCAAAGTGTTTATGTATTATGGTTGAAgaatagaatatttttatgtttaggtGA
The nucleotide sequence above comes from Saccharomyces cerevisiae S288C chromosome III, complete sequence. Encoded proteins:
- the RDS1 gene encoding Rds1p (Putative zinc cluster transcription factor; involved in conferring resistance to cycloheximide), with protein sequence MDSITVKKPRLRLVCLQCKKIKRKCDKLRPACSRCQQNSLQCEYEERTDLSANVAANDSDGFNSSHKLNFEQQPVLERTGLRYSLQVPEGVVNATLSIWNAEDMLVIVGLVTFLDYPFAAHSLAQHDQYIRALCASLYGMALVDFSNYANGIPCEDTSRSILGPLSFIEKAIFRRIEHSKQFRVQSAALGLLYNAFSMEEENFSTLLPSLIAEVEDVLMQKKDCEILLRCFYQNIYPFYPFMDISLFESDLTSLLLQDDNNRWKISTEVKNVRKKIETLSLLTIVMAMALMHSKLDANLLSMVKENASESARKLSLLCHKLLCLLDVFRYPNENTFTCLLYFYVSEHLDPESPDCVLSPTNLLTLHHLLNLSMTLGLQYEPSKYKRFKDPEVIRQRRILWLGVQSLLFQISLAEGDAGKSNSEYMEAYLTDFEEYIEASSEYEKSSASESNVQMNDIVWNKYKFHVILSKLMSDCTSVIQHPQLFHILGNIKRSEDFMAENFPTSSIYQPLHEKEPNAIKVGKSTVLDVMDIQKTEIFLTNIVGSMCFLNIFDVLSLHFEKKCVMHWEEYEKNYHFLTLKSFNAYLKLAGLISDYLENKFQGNILESRGYIIDKQICFMLVRIWMFQCRILLRFSYKQESQKKLASSSISTNDNEKEDEMIVILERLIKHIRNQMAHLVDLAKGKLQDSYFGAYQTVPMFRYVVYLIDVGGLVSVTNGFWDKISSDGEIPPKVQQAVRLKWGLDCNNSRRIKQKLISSQSLQSFNQVLLCQMEDAVLSSSFAIKANTAMSQNTAEEFFNISEEEALNQLLENNNFDAFWDLLGENLSDMPSL
- the AAD3 gene encoding putative aryl-alcohol dehydrogenase (Putative aryl-alcohol dehydrogenase; similar to P. chrysosporium aryl-alcohol dehydrogenase; mutational analysis has not yet revealed a physiological role; AAD3 has a paralog, AAD15, that arose from a segmental duplication; members of the AAD gene family comprise three pairs (AAD3 + AAD15, AAD6/AAD16 + AAD4, AAD10 + AAD14) whose two genes are more related to one another than to other members of the family), whose product is MIGSASDSSSKLGRLRFLSETAAIKVSPLILGEVSYDGARSDFLKSMNKNRAFELLDTFYEAGGNFIDAANNCQNEQSEEWIGEWIQSRRLRDQIVIATKFIKSDKKYKAGESNTANYCGNHKRSLHVSVRDSLRKLQTDWIDILYVHWWDYMSSIEEFMDSLHILVQQGKVLYLGVSDTPAWVVSAANYYATSYGKTPFSIYQGKWNVLNRDFERDIIPMARHFGMALAPWDVMGGGRFQSKKAMEERRKNGEGIRSFVGASEQTDAEIKISEALAKIAEEHGTESVTAIAIAYVRSKAKNFFPSVEGGKIEDLKENIKALSIDLTPDNIKYLESIVPFDIGFPNNFIVLNSLTQKYGTNNV